In Amphiura filiformis chromosome 1, Afil_fr2py, whole genome shotgun sequence, the following are encoded in one genomic region:
- the LOC140156274 gene encoding tektin-3-like, whose protein sequence is MQTYYGQTMTASYFSAPKIGTGASYLPPLESTMQSSYKSYAPPFVVSQSLNLPWKPSTYYRGAQKSMPVGSSAPEMNPSHLYRDDVVSRVPPLMPSARTALFSKYTPSDWFKSNNQNYRSSDLTRGAAQRLRDENVRICHDTDARTVKNQQESSKNLGNRLADINFWKSEVNHELDEMGKEINDLTNWKKRTEQALKETEGPLQIAQECLFNREKRQGIDLVDDTVEKELLREVGTIKRSQDHLRKMIDRANTQLSMDRAAQHELEKDLTDKFRVLNIDNKCHQLANSSSGLGFYRGVEGVDQTSTIPESWVKFSNDNILRSQRERNGSKGLRSDLDGVMQETGNEMWTQYNNVNVAFSGRIAETMDARNSLQAHLAKVLQEINEMENNIELCRKAVKDKEAPMQVAQTRLEARTRRPNVELCRDQPQHRLTREVGEIYETVDVLQNRLRAAESALQELLRTKTTLEHDLGVKNNSLYLDKEKCMGVRKTYPTTAKLAGYSSR, encoded by the exons ATGCAGACCTACTACGGACAAACCATGACTGCCAGCTACTTCTCTGCTCCCAAAATTGGGACAGGGGCTAGCTATCTACCACCGCTAGAAAGTACTATGCAGTCATCTTATAAAAGTTATGCACCACCATTTGTTGTGAGTCAGTCTTTAAATTTACCATGGAAGCCAAGTACATATTACCGAGGTGCCCAGAAATCCATGCCAGTAGGTTCCAGTGCTCCGGAGATGAACCCAAGTCATCTATATCGCGATGATGTCGTTTCTCGGGTTCCACCTCTAATGCCATCTGCTCGCACAGCTCTTTTTTCAAAGTACACTCCTTCAGACTGGTTTAAGAGTAACAATCAAAATTACCGTTCATCGGATCTAACACGTGGAGCAGCGCAACGTCTTCGAGATGAGAACGTCCGTATCTGCCACGATACCGATGCACGCACCGTCAAAAATCAACAAGAATCAAGCAAAAACCTTGGCAATCGTCTTGCTGACATTAATTTCTGGAAGTCAGAAGTCAACCATGAGTTGGATGAGATGGGAAAAGAGATTAACGATCTTACAAATTGGAAAAAACGGACAGAACAAGCTTTGAAGGAGACCGAAGGACCTCTACAGATTGCACAAGAATGTCTCTTCAATCGTGAGAAGAGGCAAGGGATCGATCTGGTTGATGATACTGTTGAGAAAGAGTTGCTAAGG GAAGTAGGAACAATCAAGAGAAGTCAAGACCATTTGAGAAAGATGATTGATAGAGCCAACACTCAATTAAG CATGGACCGTGCAGCCCAACATGAACTCGAGAAAGATTTGACGGATAAATTCCGCGTacttaatattgacaataaatgCCATCAATTAGCAAACAGTAGTTCAGGATTGGGATTCTACAGAGGCGTAGAAGGTGTTGACCAAAC TTCCACAATTCCCGAATCATGGGTGAAATTCAGCAACGACAACATCTTAAGATCACAGAGGGAAAGAAACGGATCCAAGGGACTTCGATCTGATCTGGATGGCGTAATGCAAGAAACAGGCAACGAAATGTGGACGCAATATAACAATGTTAATGTGGCTTTTAGTGGACGTATTGCCGAGACGATGGATGCCAGGAATAGCTTGCAAGCACATCTGGCTAAG GTGTTACAAGAAATCAACGAGATGGAAAACAACATTGAGCTTTGCAGGAAAGCCGTCAAAGATAAGGAAGCACCAATGCAGGTTGCACAGACCAGACTCGAGGCGCGTACACGAAGACCTAACGTAGAACTTTGTAGGGATCAGCCACAGCATAG ACTTACACGTGAAGTTGGCGAGATTTACGAGACTGTCGACGTGTTACAGAATCGTCTACGTGCCGCTGAATCGGCTCTCCAAGAGTTGCTTCGTACTAAGACTACCCTTGAACACGATTTGGGAGTGAAGAATAACAGCTTGTACCTCGACAAGGAAAAGTGTATGGGAGTCCGTAAAACCTACCCAACTACCGCCAAACTTGCAGGATACAGCAGTCGTTGA